The following coding sequences are from one Scomber japonicus isolate fScoJap1 chromosome 3, fScoJap1.pri, whole genome shotgun sequence window:
- the tead3b gene encoding TEA domain family member 3 b, with protein sequence WGSGSGPGGAATIASNDWSANGSPEDGLDGENEDKTIDGDAEGVWSPDIEQSFQEALAIYPPCGRRKIILSDEGKMYGRNELIARYIKLRTGKTRTRKQVSSHIQVLARKKVREYQAGIKVSSHLQVLARRKSREIQSKLKAMNLDQASKDKALQNMAALSSAQIVSPSMIKNHLPPLPPAPYQQARFWPAPIAGQPGPSQELVTDLNPGRTGLCRTSHAIKPFAQPPYPNLSGPIPQSIPSYEPLAPPPPPSATAVPVWQDRTIASSKLRMLEYSAFMEVQRDPDTYSKHLFVHIGQTNPSYSDPLLEAVDIRQIYDKFPEKKGGLKELYEKGPQNAFFLVKFWADLNSSGMQDGPGSFYGVSSQYSSIENMTITVSTKVCSFGKQVVEKVETEYARLEGGKCVYRIHRSPMCEYMINFIHKLKHLPEKYMMNSVLENFTILQVVTNRDTQETLLCIAFVFEVSTSEHGAQYHVYRLVKD encoded by the exons TGGGGCTCGGGGTCGGGCCCAGGGGGAGCCGCCACCATTGCGTCCAACGATTGGAGTGCCAACGGTAGCCCAGAAGATGGGCTGGATGGGGAAAACGAGGACAAGACCATCGACGGGGACGCCGAGGGCGTGTGGAGCCCAGATATCGAGCAGAGCTTCCAGGAAGCCCTCGCCATCTACCCTCCCTGTGGCAGGAGGAAAATCATCCTGTCAGACGAGGGAAAGATGTATG GTCGCAATGAATTGATAGCAAGGTACATAAAGCTGAGAACAGGCAAAACCCGCACAAGAAAACAG GTGTCTAGTCACATACAGGTGTTAGCACGGAAGAAAGTTCGCGAATACCAGGCGGGTATCAAG GTTTCTAGCCACTTGCAGGTTCTCGCCCGGAGAAAATCTCGCGAGATCCAGTCAAAGCTAAAG GCGATGAATTTG GATCAGGCATCTAAAGACAAAGCTCTGCAGAACATGGCAGCACTATCGTCTGCACAGATTGTCTCCCCGAGTATGATAAAGAATCATCTTCCACCACTGCCTCCTGCCCCCTACCAACAAGCCAGA TTCTGGCCTGCTCCAATCGCAGGACAGCCTGGACCTTCTCAGGA GCTGGTTACAGATCTCAACCCGGGAAGGACTGGGCTTTGCCGCACCAGCCATGC TATCAAACCTTTTGCACAGCCCCCATACCCAAACCTATCAGGTCCTATACCACAGTCCATACCAA GTTATGAGCCCTTGgcgcctcctcctccaccaagTGCTACTGCAGTGCCAGTGTGGCAGGACCGGACCATCGCCTCCTCTAAGCTGCGGATGCTGGAGTACTCAGCCTTCATGGAGGTTCAAAGAGATCCAGACACT TACAGCAAACATCTGTTTGTCCACATTGGACAGACCAACCCCTCGTACAGCGACCCACTCCTCGAGGCTGTGGACATCAGGCAGATCTATGACAAGTTCCCTGAGAAGAAGGGTGGGCTCAAAGAGCTTTATGAGAAAGGCCCTCAGAACGCATTCTTCCTTGTGAAATTCTGG GCGGACCTGAACAGCAGCGGCATGCAGGATGGCCCTGGCTCTTTCTATGGTGTGAGCAGCCAGTACAGCAGCATTGAGAACATGACGATCACTGTTTCAACCAAAGTCTGCTCGTTTGGGAAGCAGGTTGTCGAGAAGGTAGAG acaGAGTACGCCCGCCTGGAGGGAGGAAAGTGTGTTTACAGGATCCACCGCTCTCCGATGTGCGAGTACATGATCAACTTTATCCACAAACTCAAACACTTGCCTGAAAAATACATGATGAACAGTGTTCTTGAAAACTTCACTATCCTACAG GTGGTGACAAACCGCGACACCCAGGAGACCTTGCTATGTATAGCATTTGTTTTTGAGGTTTCTACAAGTGAACACGGAGCTCAGTATCACGTCTACAGACTTGTTAAGGACTAA
- the smpd2b gene encoding sphingomyelin phosphodiesterase 2: MANTDSVRVRVFSLNCWGIRYLSKHCPQRYAMIGDMLSKEEHDLVLLQEVWSEKDYLSLKKKLCCSHPHSHYFKSGVIGSGLAIFSKHRIHDTFLYRYSLNGYPYMAHHGDWFGGKAVGMAVINIGKLTANVYVTHLHAEYCRDKDSYLPHRVVQAWELQQFIRHTSAGADVVILGGDLNMHPQDLGNRLLRAYTGLRDSYVETAKFDGCEDGITLIADNPFISKKELVPFENGIRIDYILFKGSSKLDIHCDSMSTTKGSVPNHPFPYSDHEALTSELRLDPHAPAETGSDGQSKDQECAAGKGAELVDILTEARTEVKVGLHCAESMRYTATRTGVMGLALLILELAIAAVPWLALGAEQPFPRTSFYLLAALCFAILLTTFLLYIFYTMELKSLQGAEDQMRLAIGSLQEKLRGFPLAQPHNAQRKPPEGEEPSAFDPEE, translated from the exons ATGGCTAACACAGACTCTGTCCGTGTTCGGGTCTTCTCTCTGAACTGCTG gggGATCAGATACCTTAGCAAACACTGTCCTCAGCGCTATGCCATGATTGGAGATATGTTGAGCAAGGAAGAGCATGATCTTGTCCTACTACAAGAG gtgTGGAGTGAAAAAGACTATCTCTCCTTGAAAAAGAAACTTTGTTGTAGTCATCCTCATTCACATTACTTCAAAAG tGGGGTCATAGGCAGTGGACTGGCCATTTTCTCCAAACACAGAATCCATGATACATTTCTTTATCGCTACTCACTGAACGGTTATCCATACATG GCTCACCATGGAGACTGGTTTGGAGGTAAAGCTGTTGGGATGGCCGTCATAAACATCGGCAAGCTGACTGCAAACGTCTATGTCACTCAT CTGCATGCAGAGTACTGCAGAGACAAGGACTCTTATCTACCTCACAGAGTGGTTCAAGCCTGGGAGCTGCAGCAGTTCATTCG TCATACCTCTGCTGGAGCAGATGTGGTGATTCTTGGCGGTGACCTCAACATGCATCCTCAGGACCTGGGGAACAGACTGCTGAGGGCCTACACTGGACTCCGAGACTCTTATGTAGAGACTGCTAAGTTCGAT GGATGTGAGGATGGTATAACTCTCATAGCAGACAACCCTTTCATCAGTAAGAAAGAGCTTGTTCCCTTCGAGAATGGAATCCGAATTGACTACATCCTGTTCAAG gGTTCTTCCAAATTGGATATTCATTGTGATTCCATGTCCACCACCAAAggctctgtccccaaccatccTTTCCCATACTCCGACCACGAGGCTCTGACGTCTGAACTGAGACTTGACCCTCACGCTCCAGCTGAGACCGGAAGTGACGGACAGTCTAAGGATCAGGAATGTGCTGCAG GGAAGGGCGCTGAGCTGGTGGACATTCTGACAGAAGCCCGTACAGAAGTCAAAGTGGGCTTGCACTGCGCTGAGAGCATGCGCTACACAGCAACACGCACCGGAGTGATGGGGTTGGCTCTGCTGATTCTGGAGCTGGCCATCGCAGCCGTGCCCTGGTTGGCCCTCGGAGCAGAACAACCTTTCCCTCGTACTTCCTTCTACCTGCTGGCCGCGTTATGCTTCGCCATCCTGCTTACCACCTTTCTGCTGTACATCTTCTATACCATGGAGCTGAAATCTCTTCAGGGGGCTGAGGACCAGATGAGGCTGGCTATAGGTAGTCTGCAAGAGAAGCTCAGAGGTTTTCCTCTGGCTCAGCCCCACAATGCCCAGCGGAAGCCCCCAGAGGGTGAGGAGCCCAGTGCCTTTGATCCAGAGGAGTGA